From Candidatus Eisenbacteria bacterium:
AGGGCCAGGTCGGGCGAAGGCCGGTTCAAGTAGGAGTAGGCCAGGTTGACGCACAGTTCCGCCTCGCCCCACGAGGGATCGAGCGGCGAGCCAGGGCGCCCGGCCCCCCCGCGCATTGCCTCGAGCGCCTTCAAGTACGCGGGGATGACATGGTCGGGCCCGCCTCCCTTCTCGGGAGGCGCCGTGAAGTAGGCCATGCCCCAGGCCCAAACATAGCGCGGGTTGGCCGCCGCGGTCACCTTCAACTCACCCATCAGCTCGCGGAGCCGCGCGATGCGCGCGTCGTTCCCGGCGCGCCCGCGATCGAAGAACAGGACCAGGCCCAGGCACTGCATCTCGCCGATGCGCGCGTCCACGAAGCCGGAGTCCAGCTCGCCCGAGCGGCGCAATTCCCCGGCGGCGATCACGACGTCGCTGGCCAGGTCGGTGGGCGCGGGAGTCTCGTTGGCGCCGTTGATCGCCCGGCGCCACTTCGCGAACCCCTTCCAGTAGCGCACCCGCGACTCGGTGTCCCGGTCTCCGAGGAAACGGTCGGCCTCCCCGAACAGGCGATCGAGCGCCTTCCGGTCGCCGGCGTAGTCGGACTGCGCGATCCGGCCGATGAGCTCCGGCAGGCTGCGGGCCTCCCGGTCGCTCGAGGCGGCCGCGTCCGGGGCGCCGGATGGGCCGGTGGGTTCGGCCCGCGGCCCGGGGGAAGACATGCCCGCTGCGACGAGCAGGGCTGCGGCGAAGGGCATGGCAGTCCATTTGCTCACTTGAACCTCCGGTGGACGATGCGGGTCATCGGTGTCTCGGGTGGGCCCGGGTGGGGTCCGGCTCGATACCCTCTTGGATCGTCCTGTGGAGCCTCCAGATTCCGGCTTTGTGCCTCCCTTCCGCCCGCCAGGGACACGACCACGCGGACCCGGGTCCCGGCCGCGCAGCGCTCCCCCTCGAGCGGGTACGCCCGCAGCCGCTGCAAGCGCCCGGGGGCCAGGTCGAAGGGCCGGATGTCGCGGCGCCAGGCCACCAGCGAATCGCCGCCATCGGGGTGCGTGAACTCGCAGCGAACTCCGAGAATCCGCTCCGGGCGTCCGGCGACATTGCGGATGGTCAGCCAAAGTCCCTGCGCTTCGTCACCGCCCGAACCGGGATCGAGGGATACCCGGATCCGGCGCCGACCCCGAGCCCACAGCGCCAACCCCAGCCCCGCGAGACTCAGCGGGGCGGACACGATCTTGAGAGCCAGAACGTGGTGGAACATGCGCCCTCCCGGCCGGACGGCCTGGAAGGATCTCACCACGAAACCGCGCAAGCCCGGCGTCAAGACGGCCCGGTCGGGCATCAGGATTCCGTCAGAATTCCGCTGCCCGCTCCGCCTGGCCGCCTCCGGCCGCTTCTTAACACCCCCCTGACGCCTGTTCAGAGTCCAATCCCCCGTGGTGAGCAGTCGACCGGGGGCCGGCGCCTGGCTTGCCAGGGAGCGCCTGACGTGCTGGACCTGCTCTACCTGGTCGTGACCCTGATCTTCTTCCTCGCGTGCGTCGCCTATGTCCGCGGCTGCGCGCGACCGTGAGGCGGCCGTGTTCGACTTGATCTGGGCGGGGGCGCTGGTGTTGCTGCTGCTGGGCTACCTGCTCTACGCGTTGCTCAAACCCGAGCGTTTCTAGGAGCGGCGGACCATGACTTCGCACGGAGTGGTGCTGGTGCTGGCGTTCTTCGGCCTGGTGTTGCTCGTCACCCGGCCGATGGGGGCGCACCTGGCCCAGGTGTTCGAGGGCAGGCGCACCTGGCTGGACCCCTTGCTGCGACCCCTCGAGCGCGGCATCTACCGGGTCTGCGGAGTGGATCCCGGCGAGGACATGCGCTGGACCACCTACGCCGTGGCGCTGTTCGCGTTCAGCGTCGTGGGGATGCTGCTGTCCTACATCCTGCTCCGAATGCAGGGACATCTGCCGCTCAACCCCCAGGGCTTCGGGGCGCGGGAGATGACCCCGGACCTGGCATTCAACACCGCGGCCTCCTTCACCACCAATACCAACTGGCAGTCGTACGTGCCCGAGACCACCGTGAGCTACTTCTCGAACATGGTGGCCCTGGCGGTGCATAACTGGACTTCGGCGGCATCCGGAATGGCCGTGGCGGTCGCCTTCGTGCGGGGCCTGGTGCGCCGCGGTTCCGGGGCGGTGGGCAACTTCTGGGTCGACGTCACCCGCGGGACCCTGTACGTCCTGCTGCCCCTGAGCCTGGTGGGCGCGCTGGTGCTGATCTGGCAGGGCGTGCCGCAGAACTTCGACCGCTACACGCAGGCACGGACCCTGGAAGGGGCCACCCAGGTGATCGCCCAGGGACCGGTGGCCTCCCAGGAGATCATCAAGGAGCTCGGCACCAACGGCGGGGGCTTCTTCAACGCCAACTCGGCGCACCCCTACGAGAATCCCACGCCGCTGAGCAACCTGCTCCAAATGCTCGCGATCTTCCTGATCCCCGCCGGAATGACCTTCATGTTCGGCCGCATGGCCGGCAACACCCGCCAGGGCTGGGCGATCTTCGCGGCGATGAGCGTGCTGTTCCTCGCGGGCGCCCTCACCGCTGGCCACTTCGAGCAGTCCGGCACCCCCCAGCTCGCGGGCCACGGGGTCGAGATGCGGGCGAGTCCGGGGCAGCCGGGCGGCAACATGGAGGGCAAGGAGACCCGCTTCGGCATCGCGGGCTCGTCGCTGTTCGCCACTGTCACCACCGACGCCTCCTGCGGCGCGGTGAACTCGATGCACGACAGCTTCACGCCCATCGGCGGACTGGTGCCGATGGCCAACATCCTGACCGGCGAGGTCATCTTCGGCGGGGTGGGGGCCGGGCTCTACGGCATGCTGATGTTCGCCATCCTGGCCGTGTTCATCGCCGGCCTGATGGTGGGGCGCACGCCGGAGTACCTGGGGAAGAAGATCGAGCCCTACGAAGTGAAGATGGTCATGCTGGCCGTGCTGGTGCTGGCCGCATGCGTGCTGGGCTTCACCGCGCTGGCCACCGGGGTGGACCTGCCCCAGGGGCACCCCTGGAACCGGGTGGGCCTCACCGGCACATACCTGGGCGCCACGTGGAACAACGTGAACAACGGCGGGCCGCACGGCTTCTCCGAGATCCTGTACGCATTCGATTCCGCCGCCGGCAACAACGGCTCGGCCTTCGCCGGAATCACCGCCAACACGCCGTTCTACAACTTCACCATCGGCCTGGCGATGCTGGCGGGCCGGTTCCTGATGATCATCCCGCTGCTCGCCGTGGCCGGGAGCCTGTCGGCAAAGAAGGTGGTGCCCGCCTCGGCGGGGACCTTCCCGACCGACGGCGCCACCTTCGTGGTGCTGCTGGTGGGAATCGTCCTGATCGTGGGCGCCCTGACGTACTTCCCCGCGCTGTCGCTCGGGCCGATCGTGGAGCACTTCCAAATGCACGCAGAAGGGATGTTCTGATGCGGGCCGGCTCGCGCAACGCGCCGCGCCCGCTGCTCGACGGGCCGGTGATCGCCCGGGCACTGGGGGAGGCGCTCCGCAAGCTGGACCCGCGGATGGTGGCCCGGAACCCGGTCATGTTCGTGGTCGAAGTCGGAAGCGTGGTCACCACGTGGCTGTTCTTCCGAGGCCTGCTGGCGCATGACCCCGAGGCCGGATTCGTGGGCCACATCAGCCTGTGGCTCTGGTTCACGGTGCTCTTCGCCAACTTCGCGGAGGCCATGGCCGAGGGCCGGGGCCGGGCGCAGGCGGATTCGCTGCGCAAGGCCCGGACCCGGACCAGCGCGCGCCGGCTCCCTGGGGGGGCGGTGGGCGGGCCGGAGGAGGCGGTCCCGGCCGAGCAGTTGCGCAAGGGCGACCTGGTGGTGTGCGAAGCGGGCGACCTGATCCCCGGCGACGGAGAGGTGATCGAGGGTATCGCCTCGGTGGATGAGTCGGCGATCACCGGGGAGAGCGCACCCGTGATCCGCGAGAGCGGCGGGGATCGCAGCGCGGTGACCGGCGGCACGCGCGTGCTCTCGGACCGGATCGTGGTCCGCATCACCTCGAACCCGGGGGAGACGTTCCTCGACCGCATGATCGCCCTGGTCGAGGGAGCCCGCCGCCAGAAGACCCCCAACGAGATCGCCCTCAACATCCTGCTGGCGGGCCTCACGATCGTGTTCCTGCTGGCCGTGGCCACGCTGCTGCCCTACGCGGCCTACGGGGTCCGCTCCGCGGGCGCGGGATTGCCGCCCTCGATCACCGTGCTCGTGGCGCTGCTGGTGTGCCTCATCCCCACCACCATCGGCGGGCTGCTCTCCGCCATCGGAATCGCCGGCATGGACCGCGTGATGCAGCACAATGTGCTGGCCATGTCGGGCAAGGCGGTGGAAGCCGCCGGCGACGTCAACACGCTGC
This genomic window contains:
- the kdpF gene encoding K(+)-transporting ATPase subunit F; this translates as MSAAARDREAAVFDLIWAGALVLLLLGYLLYALLKPERF
- the kdpA gene encoding potassium-transporting ATPase subunit KdpA is translated as MTSHGVVLVLAFFGLVLLVTRPMGAHLAQVFEGRRTWLDPLLRPLERGIYRVCGVDPGEDMRWTTYAVALFAFSVVGMLLSYILLRMQGHLPLNPQGFGAREMTPDLAFNTAASFTTNTNWQSYVPETTVSYFSNMVALAVHNWTSAASGMAVAVAFVRGLVRRGSGAVGNFWVDVTRGTLYVLLPLSLVGALVLIWQGVPQNFDRYTQARTLEGATQVIAQGPVASQEIIKELGTNGGGFFNANSAHPYENPTPLSNLLQMLAIFLIPAGMTFMFGRMAGNTRQGWAIFAAMSVLFLAGALTAGHFEQSGTPQLAGHGVEMRASPGQPGGNMEGKETRFGIAGSSLFATVTTDASCGAVNSMHDSFTPIGGLVPMANILTGEVIFGGVGAGLYGMLMFAILAVFIAGLMVGRTPEYLGKKIEPYEVKMVMLAVLVLAACVLGFTALATGVDLPQGHPWNRVGLTGTYLGATWNNVNNGGPHGFSEILYAFDSAAGNNGSAFAGITANTPFYNFTIGLAMLAGRFLMIIPLLAVAGSLSAKKVVPASAGTFPTDGATFVVLLVGIVLIVGALTYFPALSLGPIVEHFQMHAEGMF